One Erythrobacter sp. SDW2 genomic region harbors:
- a CDS encoding LON peptidase substrate-binding domain-containing protein translates to MRLSIFPLSGAILFPGLHLPLHIFEPRYRSLVGDALARDRRIAMIQPQEAVEGAPLYTVGCVGRIDEIEALDDGRYNLILEGESRFRLLRELDVQTPFRQIEAELIPEDGDQVLSHIERAGFEHEARRFADAQGYAVDWDSVQNLDDQTLINGVSQIAPFDQASKQALLEAPDLAARCELLIQLMYFFGRRDGDDDRVTLQ, encoded by the coding sequence ATGCGCCTCTCCATATTCCCCCTTTCCGGCGCGATCCTGTTTCCAGGGCTGCACCTGCCGCTGCATATCTTCGAGCCGCGCTACCGCTCGCTGGTCGGCGATGCCCTGGCACGCGACCGGCGGATCGCGATGATCCAGCCGCAGGAAGCGGTCGAAGGCGCGCCGCTCTATACGGTGGGCTGTGTCGGCAGGATCGACGAGATCGAGGCGCTCGATGACGGGCGCTACAACCTCATCCTCGAAGGCGAGAGCCGTTTCCGCCTGCTGCGCGAACTCGATGTCCAGACCCCGTTCCGCCAGATCGAGGCCGAACTGATCCCCGAAGACGGCGACCAGGTGCTGAGCCACATCGAGCGCGCCGGGTTCGAGCACGAGGCGCGCCGCTTCGCCGATGCGCAGGGTTATGCGGTGGACTGGGATTCGGTCCAGAACCTCGACGACCAGACCCTGATCAACGGCGTCAGCCAGATCGCCCCGTTCGACCAGGCCAGCAAGCAGGCGCTACTCGAAGCGCCCGACCTTGCCGCGCGCTGCGAACTGCTGATCCAGCTAATGTACTTCTTCGGCCGCCGCGATGGCGACGATGATCGGGTGACTCTTCAATAG
- a CDS encoding tetratricopeptide repeat protein, whose amino-acid sequence MGLSIEEQKAVDRFRKDVVEPSMTRLVVLDFWAEWCGPCKALAPTLEKVAAEYADKGVVLAKINVDEEQFIAAQFQVRSIPTVYAMFQGQPVADLTNARTESQLKQMLDQILAQLPIQPGAEGTEGATQGPSPEEIEQFVAMGEEVLAGGDNERAAGIFQQVIEFAPTNAAAMSGNLRALIAMGHSEEAQAMLADMPEDVAKDPAIERVKAALELAANKVDDSELAALRDKAAGGDMDARFAYAEAAFAAGDRDTAADELLAMFEVDREWNEGAARTKLLQIFEAVGLEDPWVVATRRRLSKILFG is encoded by the coding sequence ATGGGTCTCAGCATCGAAGAACAGAAGGCCGTCGACCGGTTCCGCAAGGATGTGGTCGAACCCTCGATGACCAGGCTGGTGGTGCTCGATTTCTGGGCCGAATGGTGCGGCCCGTGCAAGGCGCTGGCCCCGACACTGGAAAAGGTCGCGGCCGAATATGCCGACAAGGGCGTGGTGCTGGCCAAGATCAATGTCGACGAGGAACAGTTCATCGCAGCGCAGTTCCAGGTCCGCTCGATCCCGACAGTCTACGCCATGTTCCAGGGCCAGCCGGTGGCCGATCTGACCAACGCCCGGACCGAATCGCAGCTCAAGCAGATGCTCGACCAGATCCTCGCCCAGCTGCCAATCCAGCCGGGAGCCGAAGGCACCGAGGGCGCAACGCAAGGCCCCTCGCCCGAAGAAATCGAGCAGTTCGTTGCCATGGGCGAAGAAGTGCTGGCCGGCGGCGACAACGAGCGTGCGGCGGGCATCTTCCAGCAGGTGATCGAATTCGCGCCGACCAATGCCGCGGCGATGTCGGGCAATCTGCGCGCACTGATCGCCATGGGTCACAGCGAGGAAGCGCAAGCCATGCTGGCCGACATGCCGGAGGATGTGGCGAAGGACCCGGCCATCGAGCGGGTCAAGGCTGCGCTGGAGCTGGCGGCCAACAAGGTCGACGACAGTGAGCTGGCGGCGCTGCGCGACAAGGCTGCGGGCGGCGATATGGACGCGCGCTTTGCCTATGCCGAGGCCGCTTTCGCCGCAGGTGATCGTGATACCGCAGCCGACGAACTTCTTGCGATGTTCGAAGTCGACCGCGAATGGAACGAGGGCGCGGCACGGACCAAGCTGCTGCAGATCTTCGAAGCCGTCGGGCTGGAAGACCCGTGGGTGGTCGCAACCCGCCGCCGCCTGTCCAAGATTCTGTTCGGGTAA
- a CDS encoding TonB-dependent receptor, with the protein MTRTAPLSRLAVSTLAFATAIASQPVLAQDAQQPESVRSQPDDDLHTRRGDDGEMIVVTAAGLTQLDVLAGTSVVEGFELQRSIEANIGESLVKLPGVTASGFAPGASRPVLRGFSGDRVRVLVDGLGAIDASNTSVDHAVTIDPLTAERIEVLRGPAVLLYGSQAIGGAVNVIDKRIPRRMPEEDIHIDGLVRADTALDAREGGLSVDFPLGSMFALHASGSYRTTNDMEIPDFAVAPDLRADLLADADEEEAEGEFDEADELREAANQRGTVPGTATETWTANAGLTLFAGESNLGFAVGWYDSFYGIPIRPGAGHHHGEEGEAGAADEEGEESVSIGLKQFRADLRGSLDLGEGFFGELATRAGFSDYTHTEFEGDEVGTVFDVQGLEARAELIQNRKGGWGGSTGIQYYTRDFDAFGAEAYVPKNVTNQFSVFTLQEFETGPVQFELAGRFETSDVRAPTLGITRSFDTLSGAIGIAHETEDGLRFGLNGSRAERAPSAEELFSNGPHIATQAFEVGDVTLGKESAWGVEAFVRGRLGPATISVAAFKNWFDDYIYLSETGLEEDELPVFEYLQADATYWGLEGEVEFPLIDTGPLRLTADLRGEYVQAELADGTPLPRIPPLSLMGALEADFEAFNVRGEVEWFDGQDKTAPFESATEGFTLVNASIAWRPLRGNNNVTLLLKAENLFDVDARRHASFTKEFVPLTGRNIQASARFSF; encoded by the coding sequence ATGACACGTACCGCCCCGCTTTCCCGCCTTGCGGTGTCCACGCTCGCCTTCGCCACGGCCATCGCCTCGCAACCCGTGCTGGCGCAGGACGCACAGCAGCCCGAAAGTGTCCGTTCGCAGCCGGATGATGACCTGCATACACGCCGGGGCGACGATGGCGAGATGATCGTCGTGACCGCTGCAGGACTGACCCAACTCGACGTGCTGGCGGGCACATCGGTGGTCGAAGGGTTCGAGCTGCAACGCTCGATCGAAGCCAACATCGGCGAAAGCCTGGTCAAGCTGCCCGGCGTCACCGCCAGCGGATTTGCCCCCGGTGCCTCGCGCCCGGTGCTGCGCGGCTTCTCGGGGGATCGTGTCCGTGTGCTGGTCGACGGGCTCGGAGCAATCGACGCGTCCAACACCTCGGTCGACCATGCGGTGACCATTGATCCGCTCACCGCCGAACGGATCGAGGTGCTGCGCGGTCCCGCTGTGCTGCTCTATGGCAGCCAGGCCATCGGCGGGGCGGTCAATGTCATCGACAAGCGGATCCCGCGCCGGATGCCGGAAGAAGACATCCATATCGACGGGCTGGTCCGCGCCGACACCGCGCTCGATGCGCGCGAGGGCGGGCTGTCGGTCGATTTTCCGCTCGGCTCGATGTTCGCCCTCCACGCCAGCGGCTCGTACCGCACCACCAACGACATGGAGATCCCGGATTTCGCTGTCGCGCCTGACTTGCGCGCCGACCTGTTGGCCGATGCCGACGAGGAAGAGGCCGAAGGCGAATTCGACGAGGCGGACGAACTGCGCGAAGCCGCCAACCAGCGCGGCACGGTGCCGGGCACCGCGACAGAGACGTGGACCGCCAATGCCGGGCTGACCTTGTTCGCCGGTGAGAGCAATCTTGGCTTTGCCGTCGGCTGGTACGACAGCTTCTACGGCATTCCGATCCGGCCCGGTGCGGGCCATCACCATGGTGAGGAAGGCGAAGCCGGAGCGGCTGACGAAGAGGGCGAGGAATCGGTCTCGATCGGCCTCAAGCAGTTCCGTGCCGACTTGCGCGGCTCGCTCGATCTGGGCGAAGGCTTTTTCGGCGAACTCGCCACGCGGGCGGGCTTCAGCGATTACACCCACACCGAATTCGAAGGCGATGAAGTCGGCACCGTGTTCGATGTCCAGGGCCTCGAAGCCCGCGCGGAATTGATCCAGAACCGCAAGGGCGGCTGGGGTGGGTCGACCGGAATCCAGTACTATACCCGCGACTTCGACGCCTTCGGGGCAGAAGCCTATGTGCCCAAGAACGTCACCAACCAGTTCTCGGTATTTACCCTGCAGGAATTCGAAACCGGTCCGGTGCAATTCGAGCTAGCCGGTCGGTTCGAGACCAGCGATGTCCGCGCGCCCACGCTCGGTATTACCCGCAGCTTCGATACCCTGTCGGGCGCGATCGGAATCGCCCACGAGACCGAAGATGGCCTGCGCTTCGGCCTCAACGGGAGCCGTGCCGAACGTGCGCCGAGCGCCGAAGAGCTGTTCTCCAACGGCCCGCATATCGCGACCCAGGCGTTTGAAGTCGGCGACGTTACGCTAGGCAAGGAAAGCGCGTGGGGCGTCGAAGCTTTCGTCCGCGGTCGCCTCGGCCCCGCCACGATCAGTGTGGCCGCTTTCAAGAACTGGTTCGATGACTACATCTATCTCAGCGAAACCGGCCTTGAGGAAGACGAGCTGCCGGTGTTCGAATATCTGCAGGCCGATGCCACCTATTGGGGGCTGGAAGGCGAAGTCGAGTTCCCGCTCATCGACACCGGTCCGCTACGCCTCACCGCCGATCTGCGTGGGGAGTATGTGCAGGCCGAACTGGCCGACGGCACGCCGCTGCCGCGCATTCCCCCGCTCAGCCTGATGGGCGCGCTGGAGGCAGACTTCGAAGCCTTCAATGTGCGCGGCGAAGTCGAATGGTTCGACGGTCAGGACAAGACCGCCCCGTTCGAAAGCGCGACCGAGGGCTTTACCCTGGTCAACGCCTCGATCGCCTGGCGGCCCTTGCGCGGCAACAACAACGTCACTCTGCTGCTGAAGGCCGAGAATCTGTTCGACGTCGACGCCCGGCGCCACGCCAGCTTCACCAAGGAATTCGTGCCGCTGACCGGACGCAATATCCAGGCCAGCGCACGCTTCAGCTTCTAG
- a CDS encoding trans-acting enoyl reductase family protein: MSDREFDIIVYGATGYTGRLVAEHFVRHYGDRADAPKWAMAGRSLSKLEEVRDEIGAPTSTPLVVADASDPDSLTAMCKRTRVVLTTVGPYQLYGDELVAACVATGTDYADLCGEPGWMREKIDQHHEAAKTSGARICFSSGFDSIPFDLGVLMLQKASQEKFGRPCSRVKGRVRAMAGTFSGGTAASLTATVKAVAKNPKLIPILSSPFGLTPGFEGPNQPTGLIPEFDEDTGKWAAPFIMATINTKNVHRTNFLLGHPYGENFKYDEMMLTSPGEAGKAAANAVTEMLKNPFGAKPPKPGEGPTRQQREDGFYDVLFIGKTGHGDEELRLGVKGKYDPGYGSTSRMLAETGMALLDCKAAGGVGTPGAFLGEDLVKRLEANAEISFEVED, from the coding sequence ATGTCTGACCGCGAATTCGATATCATCGTCTATGGTGCAACCGGCTACACCGGGCGCCTGGTGGCCGAGCATTTCGTCCGTCACTACGGCGACCGTGCGGACGCGCCGAAGTGGGCCATGGCCGGCCGCAGTCTTTCCAAGCTGGAGGAAGTGCGCGACGAGATCGGTGCGCCCACCTCCACCCCGCTGGTGGTCGCCGACGCCTCGGACCCCGACAGCCTCACCGCCATGTGCAAGCGCACCAGGGTGGTGCTGACCACAGTGGGCCCGTACCAGCTCTATGGCGACGAGCTGGTCGCGGCCTGCGTCGCCACCGGCACCGACTATGCCGACCTGTGCGGCGAGCCGGGCTGGATGCGCGAAAAGATCGACCAGCATCACGAAGCGGCCAAGACCAGCGGCGCGCGCATCTGCTTCTCCAGCGGGTTCGATTCGATCCCCTTCGACTTGGGCGTGCTGATGCTGCAGAAGGCCTCGCAGGAAAAGTTCGGCCGCCCGTGCAGCCGCGTGAAGGGCCGCGTGCGTGCCATGGCCGGGACCTTTTCGGGCGGAACCGCAGCCAGCCTCACCGCCACGGTCAAGGCCGTCGCCAAGAATCCCAAGCTGATCCCGATCCTCTCCAGCCCGTTCGGCCTCACGCCGGGCTTCGAAGGGCCGAACCAGCCCACAGGCCTGATCCCGGAATTCGACGAAGACACCGGCAAATGGGCCGCGCCCTTCATCATGGCGACGATCAACACCAAGAACGTCCACCGCACCAATTTCCTGCTCGGCCACCCCTATGGCGAGAACTTCAAATACGACGAGATGATGCTGACCAGTCCGGGCGAGGCGGGCAAGGCTGCGGCCAACGCCGTGACCGAAATGCTCAAGAACCCCTTCGGCGCCAAGCCGCCCAAGCCGGGCGAAGGCCCGACCAGGCAGCAGCGCGAAGACGGCTTTTACGACGTGCTGTTCATCGGCAAGACCGGGCACGGGGATGAGGAACTGCGCCTCGGCGTCAAGGGCAAGTACGATCCCGGCTACGGCTCGACCAGCCGGATGCTGGCCGAGACCGGCATGGCCTTGCTCGACTGCAAGGCAGCGGGCGGCGTCGGCACGCCCGGTGCGTTCCTCGGCGAGGACCTCGTCAAACGCCTCGAAGCCAATGCGGAGATCAGCTTCGAGGTCGAAGACTAG
- a CDS encoding acyl-CoA dehydrogenase family protein yields the protein MAETPLFDQWRARSPHYDETHEAVCQSVRSFVAREIMPHVAEWEAAGELPRELHRRAAEAGVIGLGYPEHLGGSGTIEEGGFDVFHSLVQSEEMCRPGAGGIPASLLTHGIGLPPIIAMGSPEMQQRIAPQVLSGEKIICLGITEPGGGSDVAQLRTKAERRGDHYVVTGEKTYITSGMRADYITLAVRTGGEGMGGVSLLLVEMDRPGVTRTPLAKMGWHASDTATIHFDAVEVPVGNLIGPENQGFGGIMRNFNGERLGMAQQAAAYSRLCYEDALDWARQRETFGRPLVTRQAIRHKLARMLQMIQATQAMIDHAAWTVKTGCAFPGDFALLKVQATHTMEYCAREACQIMGGASFMRGGRVERIYREVRVMAIGGGSEEIMYDLASRQFRF from the coding sequence ATGGCTGAAACCCCGCTGTTCGACCAATGGCGCGCCCGCTCGCCGCATTACGACGAAACGCACGAGGCGGTTTGCCAGAGCGTGCGGAGCTTCGTCGCCCGCGAGATCATGCCGCATGTCGCCGAATGGGAAGCGGCGGGCGAATTACCACGCGAGTTGCACCGCAGGGCCGCCGAGGCAGGTGTGATCGGCCTCGGCTATCCCGAGCATCTCGGCGGCAGCGGAACGATCGAAGAGGGCGGCTTCGACGTCTTCCATTCGCTGGTCCAGTCGGAGGAAATGTGCCGGCCGGGTGCTGGTGGCATCCCCGCCTCGCTGCTGACCCATGGCATCGGCCTGCCGCCGATCATCGCCATGGGCAGCCCCGAAATGCAGCAGCGGATCGCTCCGCAAGTGCTCAGCGGCGAGAAGATCATCTGCCTCGGCATCACCGAGCCGGGCGGTGGGTCCGACGTGGCCCAGCTTCGCACCAAAGCAGAGCGGCGCGGCGACCATTATGTCGTTACCGGCGAGAAGACATACATCACCAGCGGGATGCGCGCCGACTACATCACGCTGGCGGTGCGCACAGGGGGCGAAGGCATGGGCGGGGTGTCGCTGCTGCTGGTCGAAATGGACCGGCCCGGCGTGACCCGCACCCCGCTGGCCAAGATGGGCTGGCATGCGTCGGACACGGCGACGATCCACTTCGATGCGGTCGAAGTGCCGGTGGGCAACCTCATCGGTCCCGAGAACCAGGGCTTCGGCGGGATCATGCGCAATTTCAACGGCGAGCGGCTCGGCATGGCACAGCAGGCGGCGGCCTATTCGCGGCTCTGCTACGAAGACGCACTCGACTGGGCGCGCCAGCGCGAGACCTTCGGGCGGCCGCTGGTGACGCGGCAGGCGATCCGCCACAAGCTCGCCCGCATGCTGCAGATGATCCAGGCGACGCAGGCAATGATCGACCATGCTGCCTGGACGGTGAAGACCGGCTGCGCCTTCCCCGGCGACTTCGCCCTGCTCAAGGTGCAGGCGACCCACACGATGGAATATTGTGCCCGCGAGGCGTGCCAGATCATGGGCGGCGCCAGCTTCATGCGCGGCGGGCGGGTCGAGCGGATCTATCGCGAAGTGCGGGTGATGGCGATCGGCGGCGGCTCGGAAGAGATCATGTACGACCTTGCCAGCCGGCAATTCCGGTTCTGA
- a CDS encoding acyl-CoA thioesterase II encodes MSTWKIPFWRCVPGEGKGRYLLPVMPAATVGPEGAPHIMGGVALGALIDAMELDSELPLQFAHVQFLSPTQHAEQLDIACKQCGGGRAVAQYAAHASVNGRPTHRASAALGAREPAEQTLFAAMPEVPGPDASAERAHTYPVAPGGLLDQMDYRIAAEDTARGMQAIWTRSRAGFAVDAGWLAIISDFFLGAHPGSRGPGSSSLDAMLRFVQGCEPGWVLSVTEFAAYSRGVVHGSARHYAEDGRLLAISSQSGVLPRIPMGAIDG; translated from the coding sequence GTGAGCACTTGGAAGATCCCGTTCTGGCGCTGTGTGCCGGGGGAGGGAAAGGGACGCTACCTCTTGCCCGTGATGCCTGCTGCCACCGTCGGGCCGGAAGGCGCGCCGCATATCATGGGCGGGGTCGCGCTCGGCGCGCTGATCGATGCGATGGAACTGGACAGCGAACTGCCGCTGCAATTCGCGCATGTGCAATTCCTCAGCCCGACCCAGCACGCCGAACAGCTCGACATAGCTTGCAAGCAGTGCGGCGGCGGGCGGGCAGTGGCGCAATACGCCGCCCATGCCAGCGTCAACGGCCGCCCCACCCATCGCGCCAGTGCGGCGCTGGGCGCGCGCGAGCCAGCTGAACAGACGCTGTTCGCCGCAATGCCCGAGGTGCCCGGCCCGGATGCCAGCGCCGAGCGCGCCCACACCTACCCGGTCGCGCCGGGCGGCTTGCTCGACCAGATGGACTATCGCATCGCCGCCGAAGACACGGCGCGCGGCATGCAGGCGATCTGGACCCGTAGCCGCGCCGGCTTCGCCGTGGATGCGGGATGGCTGGCAATCATCTCCGACTTCTTCCTCGGTGCCCACCCCGGATCGCGCGGGCCGGGATCGTCGAGCCTCGATGCTATGTTGCGGTTCGTGCAGGGCTGCGAGCCAGGCTGGGTGCTGTCGGTCACCGAGTTCGCGGCCTACTCTCGCGGCGTGGTCCATGGCTCGGCGAGGCACTACGCCGAGGACGGGCGGCTACTGGCGATCTCGAGCCAGTCGGGCGTGCTGCCGCGCATACCCATGGGAGCGATCGATGGCTGA